AAGGGACGGCCGATCTCCCGGCATCCCTTGATGTCAGTGAGGACGATCGGTCGGCCAACCGCCGCGGCCTCCATGGACGCTCGCGACAGACCCTCTCTTGCGAATGACGGATGGACGAACACGTCAAGCGCCGAGAGCACGTCGACCATGTCTTCCCGCAGGCCGACGAATCGCACCGCCTCCGATCTCACGTCGACGGCGTCTGGATGGCCCTCGTCGGAGGCACCGACCCACGCGAAGCGGGCCCGGTAAGCCAGTCGCTCGGCTACCTCTGCGAACACTAGGACCCCCTTGGACTCCAACACCCTTCCCACGGCGCCTACCAGGATCTCGTCCTCGCCGATCCCCCACTCCTCCCGCACCCGGGTGCGGCCTTCCTCGTCGAAACGAAACCGGGTGAGGTCTACGCCATTGCCGACGTAGGCGCGCCTCTGCGGCGGGACCGCCCATCGGAGGGCCCGCTCGTCATCCGCGTTCTGGTAGAGCTCGAAGTCGGAGAGCTGCGCTGCCAGAGCTTCGACGAGCGTTACGCCGCACCGCAGGAGAAGCGGATCTTCCTCGCGGGCCCAGAGCCCGTGGCATGTGTTCACGATAACGGGCACGCGGGCAACCCGGCCGACGACACGGCCGAGGACGCCGGCCTTCGGCATGTGGGTGTGCAGCACATCGAGATCGAGCTGCCGGAGCGCCCGGTAAAGCTCCTTGGCGGCCCTGGTGTCAGCCCCGAGGTCCCACGACCGGGACAGGCTCGGGACATGGACCGGCTCAACGCCGAGCGATCTCAAATGTGGTGCCCACGTGCCGGGCGCCGAGAGCGCGAACACCTCGGCGCCCGACGCGAGATCGACCTCCAACTCGGTGCGCAGGAGCAGGAACAGGCTGAAATCGGCCGAGGCGAGATGGCCGATGCGCAGCGGTCGCTCCGTAAGGGTCGCGGTTGCTGGCACCCTCACCACTGGGGGCTAATCGTCCGCGCTGCGATCTGCGCGATCCGTTCGAGGTCGTCGGTGCTCACCCTTGCGTGGAAGGGGATCGAGAGGATCCGGCTGCACAGGTCCTCAGTGACGAGGAACCGCTCGCCGCGGTCGAAGATGGGCTGGCGGTGGACTGGTGGGAAGTAGACCTTGCTCTCGATGCCCTCGGCACCGAGCGCCACCATGAGCCGGTCGCGGTCGTCCTTCCGGTCGAGCAGGAGGGTGTAGAGCATGAAGGTGTGGTCGCGGTCCTCACGGGTCACGGGCGTGCGCACACCGGCGACCGCGGCGAGCCGACGCTCCATCCATGCCGCGTTCTGGCGCTTCGCAGCCAGAACGTTGTCGAGCTTCCCAAGCTGCGCCCGCCCCATCGCTCCGTGGACTTCGGACATCCGCCAGTTGTA
The Actinomycetota bacterium genome window above contains:
- a CDS encoding glycosyltransferase codes for the protein MVRVPATATLTERPLRIGHLASADFSLFLLLRTELEVDLASGAEVFALSAPGTWAPHLRSLGVEPVHVPSLSRSWDLGADTRAAKELYRALRQLDLDVLHTHMPKAGVLGRVVGRVARVPVIVNTCHGLWAREEDPLLLRCGVTLVEALAAQLSDFELYQNADDERALRWAVPPQRRAYVGNGVDLTRFRFDEEGRTRVREEWGIGEDEILVGAVGRVLESKGVLVFAEVAERLAYRARFAWVGASDEGHPDAVDVRSEAVRFVGLREDMVDVLSALDVFVHPSFAREGLSRASMEAAAVGRPIVLTDIKGCREIGRPFRDLLLVRPRSADDLEAALSLLLEDPGLRARLGEAARRRSLDAFDQRGVATRSLDVYARVAKKGGRRTRNRRIDNFSGRAETGRLLLNRPS